A single window of Nicotiana tomentosiformis chromosome 1, ASM39032v3, whole genome shotgun sequence DNA harbors:
- the LOC104113076 gene encoding splicing factor U2af small subunit B-like, with protein sequence MAEHLASIFGTEKDRVNCPFYFKIGACRHGDRCSRLHTKPSISPTLLLSNMYQRPDMITPGVDVHGQPIDPRKMQEHFEDFYEDLFEELNKYGEIESLNVCDNLADHMVGNVYVQFREEEQASNALKNLTGRFYAGRPIIVDFSPVTDFREATCRQYEENSCNRGGYCNFMHLKRIGRELRHQLFGRYRRRHSRSRSRSRSPYRHRSYDERSHRSHSRKYDDRDYYHESRSRRHTTSPGHRRGRSRSPRGRRDRSPTRDSSEERRARIEQWNREKEEAELTSKTNAVGINYNDESNEHGYAQNGNGYNYQQPSLQDGYGN encoded by the exons ATGGCGGAGCACTTAGCATCGATTTTCGGTACAGAGAAAGACAGGGTGAATTGTCCATTTTACTTTAAAATTGGTGCATGTAGACATGGAGATCGTTGTTCTAGACTTCATACAAAGCCCAGTATTAGCCCAACGCTTCTCCTTTCGAATATGTATCAAAGGCCCGATATGATTACTCCTGGTGTTGATGTTCATGGTCAGCCCATTGATCCTCGCAAAATGCAGGAACATTTTGAG GATTTTTATGaagatttatttgaagaattgaaCAAGTACGGAGAGATTGAGAGCCTGAATGTTTGTGATAATTTGGCGGACCACATG GTGGGCAATGTTTATGTTCAGTTTAGAGAAGAAGAGCAGGCTTCAAATGCTCTTAAGAATCTTACAGGAAGATTTTATGCTG GGAGGCCCATCATTGTTGATTTCTCTCCTGTAACTGATTTCCGTGAAGCCACCTGTAGACAGTACGAAGAGAACAGCTGCAACCGTGGTGGATATTGCAACTTTATGCATCTTAAGAGGATCGGCAG GGAGCTGAGACACCAGTTGTTTGGGAGGTACAGGAGAAGGCACAGTCGAAGCCGAAGCAGAAGTCGAAGTCCTTACAGGCATCGTAGCTATGACGAGCGCTCTCACAGGAGTCATAGTAGAAAGTATGATGATAGAGATTATTATCATGAGAGCCGGAGTAGGAGGCATACTACAAGTCCTGGACATAGGAGGGGTAGGAGCAGGAGCCCTCGTGGCAGGAGGGATCGAAGTCCAACTCGGGATAGTAGTGAAGAGAGGCGCGCAAGAATAGAGCAGTGGAACAGGGAAAAAGAAGAGGCAGAACTTACTAGCAAGACCAATGCAGTTGGTATTAATTACAACGACGAAAGCAACGAGCATGGATATGCACAAAATGGTAATGGGTATAATTATCAGCAGCCATCACTACAGGATGGTTATGGAAACTAA
- the LOC117280751 gene encoding uncharacterized protein, whose translation MTQLVAAQSRHQEVGIGHTDRSISARVRDFINLFPPALTRSDPNEDPQVYIDRIQKALRVMKDTATELVELDSYRLRDVAVNWYESWELSIGEDDPPAVWQEFTEAFLHHYLPPELRRARVDRLLTLRQGNISVREYIIQFDSLARYAPTIIAKKEDWVNRFMMGLEPHLLNDCMLVSLQPSIDISHIQVYAQGVEERKQKKRADREHYRGQSKRAISSGPYSDFRGGQRQ comes from the coding sequence ATGACTCAATTAGTAGCTGCACAATCTCGGCatcaggaagtaggtattggtcatacAGATAGGtccatcagtgcgagggttcgtgatttcattaatttgttCCCTCCGGCATTAACTAGAtcagatccaaacgaggaccctcaggtatatATCGATAGGATACAAAAggctttgagggtaatgaaggacACTGCGACTGAGTTAGTTGAGCTAGAttcctatagacttcgggatGTCGCAGTTAATTGGtatgagtcttgggagttgtccataGGTGAGGATGACCCTCCAGcggtatggcaggagtttacagaggcttttcttcatcattatcttCCACCAGaacttagacgggccagagttgataggttattgacccttcgacagggtaatatcaGTGTTCGGGAGTACATCATTCAGTTTGATTCtctggctaggtatgctcccactattataGCTAAGAAGGAGGATTGGGTTAATCGGTTcatgatggggttggagccgcacctgcttaaTGACTGTATGTTAGTCTCACTTCAGCCAAGCATAgatatttctcatattcaggtatacgctcagggtgtagaggagcgtaagcagaagaaAAGGGCTGATCGTGAGCAttataggggccagagtaagagagctaTATCTTCAGGTCCTTATAGTGACTTTCGAGGTGGTCAGCGACAATAG